In a single window of the Luteibacter rhizovicinus DSM 16549 genome:
- the fliP gene encoding flagellar type III secretion system pore protein FliP (The bacterial flagellar biogenesis protein FliP forms a type III secretion system (T3SS)-type pore required for flagellar assembly.): MRGWSWFVFIVLLLAPMVASAADPLPPPGIQLLNVQPGANGSQNWSLSIQMLALMTALTVLPAILLMMTSFTRIVIVLGFLRQALGTNSTPPNQVIIGLSLFLTLFVMSPVINKAYDTGIKPYMDGQMTVQDAVPLAAAPFRHFMLDQTREPDLQLFTKLAGEQPYADKDSVPYRVALPAFVTSELKTAFQMGFLLFIPFLIIDLVVASVLMSMGMMMVSPMIISLPFKIMLFVLVDGWTLLLGTLAGSFYQ; this comes from the coding sequence ATGCGCGGCTGGTCGTGGTTTGTCTTCATCGTGCTGCTTCTCGCGCCCATGGTGGCGTCCGCCGCCGATCCGCTTCCGCCGCCGGGCATCCAGCTGCTGAACGTGCAGCCGGGCGCGAATGGCAGCCAGAACTGGTCGCTATCGATCCAGATGCTGGCGCTGATGACGGCGCTGACGGTCCTCCCGGCGATCCTGCTGATGATGACCTCGTTCACCCGCATCGTCATCGTGCTCGGCTTTCTGCGCCAGGCGCTCGGTACCAACAGCACGCCGCCGAACCAGGTCATCATCGGCCTGTCGCTTTTCCTCACCCTGTTCGTGATGTCGCCGGTGATCAACAAGGCCTACGACACGGGCATCAAGCCGTACATGGATGGCCAGATGACCGTGCAGGATGCCGTGCCACTGGCTGCCGCGCCGTTCCGTCACTTCATGCTCGACCAGACACGTGAGCCGGATCTCCAGCTGTTCACCAAGCTCGCTGGCGAGCAGCCGTATGCCGACAAAGACTCCGTGCCTTACCGCGTGGCCTTGCCTGCGTTCGTGACCAGTGAGCTGAAGACCGCGTTCCAGATGGGCTTCCTGCTGTTCATCCCGTTCCTGATCATCGACCTGGTCGTGGCCAGCGTGCTGATGTCGATGGGCATGATGATGGTCTCGCCGATGATCATCTCGCTGCCTTTCAAGATCATGCTGTTCGTCCTCGTCGACGGCTGGACACTGCTGCTGGGCACGCTGGCGGGGAGCTTCTACCAATGA
- the fliO gene encoding flagellar biosynthetic protein FliO gives MRRTVAALAGGFLSCALMAAPVVAPVAPSVAAPAVDSGAELVRVLISLLGVVALIFFVGWLSRRAQVRVRPGGRKIRVIETMPVGIKEKVMLLEVGGTQLLVGASPTGGLRTLHVLATPVQDDATPAANAPTMRGFRDVLNQWKRS, from the coding sequence ATGCGCCGTACCGTCGCCGCCCTCGCCGGTGGCTTCCTTTCCTGCGCCCTGATGGCGGCCCCTGTGGTCGCTCCGGTGGCCCCGTCGGTCGCCGCCCCGGCAGTGGATTCGGGCGCGGAGCTGGTCCGCGTGCTGATCAGCCTGCTCGGCGTCGTCGCACTCATTTTCTTCGTCGGTTGGCTTAGCCGCCGCGCGCAGGTCCGCGTGCGTCCCGGCGGCCGGAAGATTCGCGTCATCGAAACGATGCCGGTCGGTATCAAGGAAAAAGTCATGCTGCTCGAAGTCGGCGGCACGCAGCTGCTGGTCGGCGCCTCGCCCACCGGGGGTTTGCGCACGCTGCACGTCCTGGCCACGCCGGTGCAGGACGACGCTACCCCGGCGGCTAACGCGCCGACGATGCGTGGTTTTCGTGACGTGCTGAATCAATGGAAGCGGTCGTGA
- a CDS encoding FliH/SctL family protein — MSLTSILARERVDQFERWELPVVGGPDPHVARAEVEDEGPHRPTVAEIEAIERQAREEGFNGGLAEGRAMARRELAEQVARLDALFAAVERPFAELDHDVAGDLAVLATVIAERVLGYEIATQPEKILDVVRQAVDALPAASRHLKIHLHPADAALVREHRVGVDHEGSVVDDATLERGDVRLESEQSRLDARVRTRLAAVIDSVLEGQVDPS, encoded by the coding sequence ATGAGCCTTACCTCGATCCTCGCCCGCGAACGCGTCGACCAGTTCGAACGCTGGGAGTTGCCTGTCGTCGGTGGCCCGGATCCCCATGTTGCGCGTGCGGAAGTCGAGGACGAAGGCCCGCATCGGCCGACCGTTGCCGAGATCGAGGCGATCGAACGCCAGGCGCGCGAAGAAGGCTTCAATGGCGGACTCGCCGAGGGCCGTGCGATGGCCCGGCGCGAGCTTGCCGAGCAGGTGGCTCGTCTGGATGCCTTGTTCGCCGCGGTCGAGCGTCCGTTCGCCGAGCTGGATCATGATGTCGCCGGTGACCTCGCCGTGTTGGCGACCGTCATCGCCGAGCGCGTGCTGGGTTATGAAATCGCCACGCAGCCGGAAAAAATCCTCGACGTCGTCCGCCAGGCGGTCGATGCGCTGCCAGCGGCCTCGCGTCACCTCAAGATCCACCTCCATCCCGCCGATGCGGCGCTCGTTCGCGAGCATCGCGTCGGCGTCGACCATGAAGGCAGCGTCGTCGACGATGCCACTCTGGAGCGCGGCGACGTGCGCCTGGAGAGCGAGCAGTCACGACTCGATGCGCGCGTCCGCACGCGCCTGGCGGCGGTGATCGACAGCGTGCTCGAAGGGCAGGTCGATCCCTCGTGA
- the fliI gene encoding flagellar protein export ATPase FliI, which yields MSADSHTAARIAHWRESLAAQRANAERVRPLQAEGKLRRVVGLTLEAVGCEAPVGARCMVAGADGRQLETEVVGFSDGRLLLMPTGEMHGVLPNARVTPVAAVSGVPVGDSLLGRVIGPDGAPLDGLGPLLARERAPLRRDPINPMMRRPIDTPLDVGVRAINSLLTVGRGQRIGLFAGSGVGKSTLMGMMTRFTDADVVVVGLIGERGREVKEFVDHTLGEEGRRRAVVVAAPADAPPLSRLRGAQVATAVAEHFRDQGLRVLLLMDSLTRYAQAQREIALAIGEPPATKGYPPSVFAMLPALVERAGNDAEGRGSITAFYTVLTEGDDYRHDPIADAARAILDGHIVLSRDLAEAGHYPAIDIEASISRVMPAVVSKEHMRSAQRFRQVYSAYRQQRDLIAVGAYQKGSDPRTDEAIALYPRLSAFLQQETDEPVNLADAESGLADTTKAG from the coding sequence GTGAGTGCCGATAGCCACACCGCCGCCCGCATCGCGCACTGGCGCGAATCGCTCGCCGCCCAGCGTGCGAACGCCGAGCGCGTGCGGCCGCTGCAGGCGGAGGGCAAGTTGCGCCGGGTCGTTGGCCTCACGCTCGAAGCCGTCGGCTGCGAGGCGCCCGTTGGCGCCCGTTGCATGGTCGCCGGTGCCGACGGCAGGCAGCTCGAAACCGAGGTGGTCGGCTTTTCCGATGGACGTCTGCTGCTGATGCCCACGGGTGAAATGCATGGCGTGCTGCCCAATGCGCGCGTGACGCCGGTGGCCGCCGTCTCCGGTGTCCCGGTGGGCGACTCGCTGCTGGGTCGTGTCATCGGTCCCGATGGCGCGCCGCTCGATGGCCTGGGCCCGCTGCTGGCCCGGGAACGCGCGCCCCTGCGCCGCGATCCGATCAATCCCATGATGCGTCGTCCGATCGACACGCCGCTCGATGTTGGCGTCCGGGCGATCAATTCGCTACTCACCGTCGGTCGTGGCCAGCGTATCGGTCTGTTCGCCGGCTCGGGCGTGGGTAAGTCCACGCTGATGGGCATGATGACCCGCTTTACCGACGCCGATGTCGTTGTGGTCGGCCTGATCGGTGAGCGCGGTCGTGAGGTCAAGGAATTCGTCGATCACACGCTGGGCGAAGAAGGGCGTCGCCGTGCCGTGGTCGTCGCCGCGCCGGCGGATGCGCCGCCGTTGAGCCGACTGCGTGGGGCGCAAGTCGCCACGGCAGTGGCCGAACATTTTCGTGACCAGGGCCTGCGCGTTCTCCTGCTGATGGACTCGCTCACACGCTATGCCCAGGCACAGCGCGAGATTGCACTGGCCATCGGCGAGCCGCCGGCCACCAAGGGCTACCCACCCTCCGTGTTCGCGATGCTTCCCGCGCTCGTCGAGCGCGCCGGCAACGACGCCGAGGGTCGAGGGTCCATCACGGCTTTCTACACCGTGCTTACCGAGGGTGACGACTACCGGCATGATCCGATCGCCGACGCCGCCCGCGCCATTCTCGACGGCCACATCGTGCTGTCGCGCGACCTTGCCGAGGCGGGGCACTACCCGGCCATCGATATCGAGGCATCGATCAGCCGCGTGATGCCGGCCGTGGTCAGCAAGGAACACATGCGCTCCGCCCAGCGGTTCCGCCAGGTCTATTCGGCCTACCGTCAGCAGCGCGACCTCATCGCGGTGGGCGCGTACCAGAAAGGCAGCGACCCGCGCACGGACGAAGCCATCGCACTCTACCCGCGGCTGTCGGCCTTCCTGCAGCAGGAAACCGACGAGCCGGTGAATCTCGCCGACGCCGAATCCGGCCTCGCTGACACGACGAAGGCCGGCTGA
- a CDS encoding flagellar hook-length control protein FliK, which produces MNNATLALNVARPVTPAASPVAGAAASSVPGKANDDTASNKRFDAAMDAAHADARKTKDSSSDQGSTTSSSSSAAKDAGPDKPTSAQASDKKPDDDTTKKDDTTDGDTSLATSVLALIGVPPKVGELAGKAVAVATTAVGKLGDALGAMAGAAPTPGAGAAANTTVAAKDDASTGLPAMDAMPAAAPVAAATASPFASLLAAQGGDLPASKDDAPAIDLAKTSPMPLMHAPAMNGVAAPAVQVQATQAATSPQFGQELGEQIAWMGSGDVKSARIKLHPEELGSMDVHVSMDGGKVNVAILAQHPAAVHAVQQTLSQLDTMLAHHGLSLGETNVGQRDPGQNPGQGNGPGGQGAAMADDKAATDVVATSRVSRSLVDEVA; this is translated from the coding sequence ATGAACAACGCCACGCTTGCCCTCAATGTCGCCCGCCCGGTTACCCCCGCCGCATCGCCCGTCGCCGGCGCTGCCGCTTCGTCGGTTCCCGGCAAGGCGAATGACGACACGGCGTCGAACAAGCGCTTCGACGCGGCAATGGACGCGGCGCATGCCGATGCGCGCAAGACCAAGGACTCGTCGTCGGACCAGGGTTCGACAACGTCCAGCAGTTCGTCCGCGGCGAAGGATGCAGGCCCCGACAAGCCGACGTCGGCGCAGGCGTCTGATAAGAAGCCCGACGACGACACAACGAAGAAAGACGATACGACCGATGGCGACACATCGCTTGCCACCAGCGTGCTCGCTTTGATCGGCGTGCCGCCGAAGGTTGGCGAGCTGGCAGGAAAGGCCGTCGCTGTGGCGACGACGGCGGTCGGCAAGCTGGGCGATGCCCTGGGTGCGATGGCCGGTGCGGCTCCGACACCCGGTGCAGGCGCCGCAGCGAACACGACGGTTGCCGCGAAGGACGATGCGTCTACGGGCCTGCCTGCCATGGACGCCATGCCGGCAGCGGCACCCGTTGCGGCAGCTACCGCCTCGCCTTTCGCCAGCCTGCTCGCCGCCCAGGGTGGCGATCTGCCGGCGAGCAAGGACGATGCGCCGGCGATCGATCTGGCGAAGACCAGCCCCATGCCCCTGATGCACGCGCCGGCCATGAATGGCGTGGCCGCTCCCGCCGTGCAGGTCCAGGCCACGCAGGCCGCCACATCGCCGCAGTTCGGCCAGGAGCTGGGTGAGCAGATCGCGTGGATGGGCTCGGGCGACGTCAAGTCGGCACGCATCAAGCTGCATCCGGAAGAGCTCGGCAGCATGGATGTCCACGTGAGCATGGATGGCGGGAAGGTCAACGTGGCCATCCTCGCCCAGCACCCGGCAGCCGTGCATGCCGTGCAGCAGACGTTGTCGCAGCTCGACACCATGCTTGCCCACCACGGCTTGTCCCTGGGCGAGACCAATGTCGGCCAGCGCGATCCGGGACAGAATCCGGGGCAGGGCAATGGACCGGGCGGGCAGGGCGCGGCCATGGCCGACGACAAGGCAGCAACCGACGTGGTCGCGACCTCACGTGTTTCCCGCAGCCTGGTCGACGAGGTGGCGTGA
- the fliJ gene encoding flagellar export protein FliJ produces the protein MPSRADRLQPVVDLAEEKAEDAVRVLATQQRALADAEHQLVELRRYRNEYAEMPDGIGIAALLNRQQFLQKIDMAIVQQLGEVQRREQALEHARGLWTDARGRAKALDSVTTKYREQERKSDDRREQAQADERSQYRRNPRSEA, from the coding sequence ATGCCCTCCCGTGCCGACCGCCTGCAACCCGTCGTCGATCTCGCCGAAGAGAAGGCCGAGGACGCGGTGCGTGTGCTCGCCACGCAGCAGCGTGCCCTGGCCGATGCCGAGCATCAACTCGTCGAGCTGCGCCGATACCGTAACGAATACGCCGAGATGCCCGACGGCATCGGCATCGCCGCCCTGCTCAATCGCCAGCAGTTCCTGCAGAAGATCGACATGGCCATCGTCCAGCAGCTGGGCGAGGTACAGCGTCGCGAGCAGGCGCTGGAGCACGCGCGTGGCTTGTGGACCGACGCACGGGGCCGCGCGAAGGCGCTGGACTCGGTGACCACGAAGTATCGCGAGCAGGAGCGCAAGTCGGACGATCGCCGCGAGCAGGCGCAGGCTGACGAACGCTCGCAATACCGCCGAAATCCCCGGAGCGAGGCATGA
- the fliN gene encoding flagellar motor switch protein FliN, with protein sequence MGLGAEVNLDVILDVPVTMAMEVGRTKISIRNLLQLNQGSVVELDRAAGEPLDVFVNGTLVAHGEVVVINEKFGIRLTDVISPAERVRKLR encoded by the coding sequence ATGGGCCTGGGCGCCGAGGTCAACCTCGACGTCATCCTGGACGTGCCGGTCACGATGGCGATGGAGGTCGGTCGCACCAAGATCAGCATTCGCAACCTGCTGCAGCTGAACCAGGGCTCGGTGGTCGAGCTCGATCGCGCCGCGGGTGAGCCGCTCGACGTCTTCGTCAACGGCACCCTGGTCGCCCACGGCGAAGTCGTCGTGATCAACGAAAAGTTCGGTATCCGGCTGACCGACGTGATCAGTCCGGCCGAGCGCGTCCGCAAACTGCGGTGA
- the fliQ gene encoding flagellar biosynthesis protein FliQ, whose protein sequence is MTPESVIAFGQQALHIAMLVGAPLLLTALAVGLIVGMIQAATQINEQTLSFIPKLISMALVMIITGPWMLRTLVTFTRTLIESLPQAVR, encoded by the coding sequence ATGACGCCCGAGTCGGTCATCGCCTTCGGTCAGCAGGCCCTGCACATCGCCATGCTGGTCGGCGCACCGCTGCTGCTCACCGCGCTGGCCGTCGGCCTGATCGTCGGCATGATCCAGGCGGCCACGCAGATCAACGAACAGACCCTCAGCTTCATTCCGAAGCTGATCTCCATGGCCCTGGTGATGATCATCACCGGCCCCTGGATGCTGCGCACGCTCGTGACCTTCACCCGCACCCTGATCGAAAGCCTGCCCCAGGCGGTGCGTTGA
- the fliM gene encoding flagellar motor switch protein FliM, with protein MSDILTQEEIDALLAGVEGGAVETEIELPPPGGIHDYDFTQQDRIVRGRLPTLEMVNDRFARYFRANLFNVLRKSCEVSVLGVKMTKFNEYVHSLAVPSNLNLIRIKPLRGTALMVFEPRLVFTVIDNFFGGDGRYHARIEGRDFTPTENRVIQIVLQEAFTAMAEAWAPVLKMQFEFLNSEINPQFANIVSPTETVVVSRFHIELDGGGGEVHLTLPYSMVEPIRELLDAGVQSDRAERDERWIQNLHEEILDAEVEVTSMLAEARLTIGDFLHLRKGDVIPISLPEFATIFAEDVPIFRGRMANSNGNKAIQFDSLMRKRGETKAMPITTTEPMPELV; from the coding sequence ATGAGTGACATCCTTACCCAGGAAGAAATCGACGCCCTCCTGGCGGGCGTGGAAGGCGGTGCGGTCGAAACCGAGATCGAGCTTCCGCCGCCCGGTGGCATTCACGACTACGACTTCACCCAGCAGGACCGGATCGTCCGCGGACGCCTGCCGACCCTGGAAATGGTCAACGACCGTTTCGCCCGTTATTTCCGCGCCAACCTGTTCAACGTGTTGCGCAAGTCCTGCGAAGTCTCGGTGCTTGGTGTGAAGATGACCAAGTTCAACGAGTACGTACACTCGCTGGCCGTGCCGAGCAACCTCAACCTGATCCGCATCAAGCCGCTTCGCGGCACCGCGCTGATGGTGTTCGAGCCGCGCCTGGTGTTCACCGTCATCGACAATTTCTTCGGTGGCGATGGCCGCTATCACGCACGTATCGAAGGTCGGGACTTTACCCCGACCGAGAACCGCGTGATCCAGATCGTGCTGCAGGAAGCCTTCACGGCCATGGCCGAAGCCTGGGCGCCTGTACTGAAGATGCAGTTCGAGTTTCTCAACTCCGAGATCAATCCGCAGTTCGCGAACATCGTCAGCCCGACGGAGACGGTGGTCGTCTCGCGTTTCCATATCGAGCTCGACGGCGGCGGCGGCGAAGTGCACCTGACCCTGCCGTATTCGATGGTCGAGCCGATCCGCGAGTTGCTCGATGCCGGCGTGCAGAGTGACCGGGCCGAGCGCGACGAGCGCTGGATCCAGAACCTGCACGAGGAAATCCTCGATGCGGAAGTGGAGGTGACCTCCATGCTGGCCGAGGCGCGCCTGACCATCGGCGACTTCCTGCACCTGCGCAAGGGCGATGTCATTCCGATCAGCCTGCCGGAGTTCGCCACGATCTTCGCCGAGGACGTGCCGATCTTCCGTGGCCGCATGGCCAACTCCAACGGCAACAAGGCCATCCAGTTCGATTCGCTGATGCGCAAGCGCGGCGAGACCAAGGCCATGCCGATCACCACGACCGAGCCAATGCCTGAGCTGGTGTGA
- the flhB gene encoding flagellar biosynthesis protein FlhB, whose product MSESDQEDKTESPSDKRLREAREKGDLPRSRDLSTAVVVLAGVTTMIASRDQMAVHASNIMHVGLRYGRDDLFAANGISHALMTAAGEGLKLLGPVFTVTAVAAVAAPALMGGLNFSLEALVPKFDRLDPIKGFGRLVSMNGLVELGKSLLKLLLIGGALVWYLNRTTKEMYAVGSGPVKDGIAHTFSVLGQASLIFACALGLIALVDAPWQAFSFTKKMRMTKQEVKDEHKESEGSPELKSKIRQMQHQMARRRMMEDVPTADVIVVNPTHFAVALKYDDVKMGAPRVVAKGVDVLAQQIRDVAGAAKVPVVEAAPLARALYATTEVGREIPSALYVAVAQILAYVFRLKQAIAVGDLPPDLPVQDIDPELLGPYRMDK is encoded by the coding sequence ATGAGCGAGTCCGACCAGGAAGACAAAACCGAATCACCTAGTGACAAACGACTTCGCGAGGCTCGTGAAAAGGGCGATCTGCCGCGTTCGCGCGATCTGTCCACCGCCGTGGTCGTGCTCGCCGGCGTGACCACGATGATCGCCTCGCGCGACCAGATGGCCGTGCACGCGTCGAACATCATGCACGTGGGCCTGCGTTACGGTCGCGACGACCTGTTCGCCGCCAACGGCATCAGCCATGCGCTGATGACTGCCGCGGGCGAGGGCCTGAAGCTGCTCGGCCCGGTCTTCACGGTGACCGCCGTGGCCGCGGTCGCCGCGCCCGCGCTCATGGGCGGGCTGAATTTCTCGCTCGAAGCGCTGGTACCGAAGTTCGATCGTCTCGACCCGATCAAGGGCTTCGGTCGCCTGGTATCCATGAACGGACTGGTCGAGCTGGGCAAGTCGTTGCTCAAGCTGCTCCTGATCGGCGGCGCACTGGTCTGGTACCTCAATCGCACCACGAAGGAGATGTACGCAGTAGGCAGCGGGCCGGTCAAGGATGGCATCGCCCACACCTTCAGCGTCCTGGGCCAGGCGTCACTGATCTTCGCCTGTGCCCTGGGACTGATCGCCCTGGTGGATGCACCCTGGCAGGCCTTCAGCTTCACCAAGAAGATGCGCATGACCAAGCAGGAAGTGAAGGACGAGCACAAGGAAAGCGAAGGCAGTCCGGAACTGAAGTCGAAAATCCGTCAGATGCAGCACCAGATGGCTCGCCGCCGGATGATGGAAGACGTTCCTACGGCGGACGTGATCGTGGTCAACCCGACCCACTTCGCCGTCGCCCTCAAGTACGACGACGTAAAAATGGGCGCGCCGCGAGTCGTGGCAAAGGGTGTGGACGTCCTGGCCCAGCAAATCCGCGATGTGGCCGGTGCCGCGAAAGTTCCTGTGGTGGAAGCGGCGCCGTTGGCACGCGCCTTGTATGCAACGACGGAAGTCGGTCGCGAGATCCCCTCGGCGCTATATGTCGCCGTCGCCCAGATCCTGGCCTATGTGTTCCGCCTGAAGCAGGCGATCGCCGTTGGCGACCTCCCGCCCGATCTACCCGTGCAGGACATCGATCCTGAACTGCTCGGCCCCTACCGTATGGATAAGTGA
- a CDS encoding flagellar basal body-associated FliL family protein, giving the protein MAAAPKDPAEGAPKKKGKGGLVLIAALVVLVAGGAGGYVLMKGGHGKAGGDAAEIAKSKPAVYLQLDPAFVVNFQDDTALRFLQVGVNVMSHDPEAIAAAKEADPEIRNALLMLFSAQDIKSLSDVKGKQKLQAAALGEIQRVLKEKIGRPGVDAVYFTSFIMQ; this is encoded by the coding sequence ATGGCTGCAGCACCCAAAGATCCCGCCGAAGGCGCTCCCAAGAAAAAGGGCAAGGGCGGACTCGTGCTCATCGCCGCGCTGGTCGTGCTCGTTGCCGGCGGCGCGGGTGGCTACGTCCTGATGAAGGGCGGTCACGGCAAGGCGGGGGGCGACGCGGCGGAAATCGCCAAGTCCAAGCCGGCCGTTTATCTGCAGCTGGATCCGGCCTTCGTCGTTAACTTCCAGGACGACACCGCCCTACGTTTTCTGCAGGTCGGCGTCAACGTGATGTCCCACGACCCGGAAGCCATCGCCGCGGCCAAGGAAGCCGATCCGGAGATCCGTAACGCGCTGCTGATGCTGTTCTCCGCGCAGGACATCAAGTCGCTGTCCGACGTGAAGGGCAAGCAGAAGCTGCAGGCCGCCGCGCTGGGCGAAATCCAGCGCGTGCTCAAGGAAAAGATTGGCCGTCCCGGTGTGGACGCGGTCTATTTCACCAGCTTCATCATGCAGTGA
- the fliG gene encoding flagellar motor switch protein FliG produces the protein MALEPKDALTGAQRAAILLLTLGEEDAASILKHLGARDVQAVGTAMAALKNVSKEQVETVLTKLQEDVGQHTSIGVGTEEYIRRILVNALGENKAGGLIDRILLGRSSKGLESLKWMESRAIAEMIGQEHPQIIALVMAHLEADQAAEVIGYLPARTRSDVVMRIATLDGVQPHALNELDEIMERQFSGNSNKLKSASVGGLKAAADILNAMETSREAELMASIRGIDTGLGERIEELMFVFDDLADLDDRSMQTLLREVPSARLITALKGAETAIREKIFANMSKRAADMLRDDLEVKGPVRLSEVDAAQKEVLATARRLADAGQINLAGGGEEFV, from the coding sequence ATGGCGCTTGAACCGAAAGACGCGCTCACGGGCGCGCAGCGGGCAGCGATCCTGCTCCTTACCCTGGGTGAGGAAGACGCTGCCTCGATTCTCAAGCACCTCGGTGCACGCGACGTCCAGGCCGTCGGCACGGCCATGGCCGCTTTGAAGAACGTTTCCAAGGAGCAGGTCGAAACCGTCCTGACCAAGCTGCAGGAAGATGTCGGCCAGCACACGTCGATCGGCGTGGGCACCGAGGAATACATCCGCCGCATCCTCGTCAACGCGCTGGGCGAGAACAAGGCAGGCGGTCTTATCGACCGCATCCTCCTGGGCCGTAGCAGCAAGGGCCTGGAATCGCTGAAGTGGATGGAAAGCCGCGCCATTGCCGAGATGATCGGCCAGGAGCATCCGCAGATCATCGCGCTGGTGATGGCCCACCTCGAGGCCGACCAGGCCGCCGAAGTGATCGGTTACCTGCCGGCACGTACGCGCAGCGACGTCGTCATGCGCATCGCCACGCTCGATGGCGTGCAGCCGCATGCGCTGAACGAGCTGGACGAAATCATGGAACGCCAGTTCTCCGGCAACTCCAACAAGCTGAAGTCGGCCAGCGTCGGTGGCCTCAAGGCCGCGGCGGACATCCTCAACGCGATGGAAACCTCGCGCGAAGCCGAGCTGATGGCCTCGATCCGCGGCATCGACACCGGCCTCGGCGAGCGCATCGAAGAGCTGATGTTCGTCTTCGACGACCTCGCCGATCTCGACGACCGCAGCATGCAGACGCTGCTGCGCGAGGTCCCTTCGGCACGCCTGATCACCGCCCTCAAGGGTGCGGAGACGGCCATTCGAGAGAAGATTTTCGCCAACATGTCCAAGCGCGCCGCCGACATGCTGCGCGACGACCTCGAGGTCAAGGGTCCGGTTCGGCTCTCCGAGGTCGATGCGGCGCAGAAGGAAGTCCTGGCCACGGCGCGGCGTCTCGCTGATGCGGGCCAGATCAATCTCGCCGGTGGCGGGGAAGAATTCGTCTGA
- the fliR gene encoding flagellar biosynthetic protein FliR: protein MPIDLNQLEGWVGGACWALARISGLLLVAPVLSANTVPPRIKMGLAVMLTVLLAPLAPMELRPLSAQGVATLAQQVLIGAALGFLLKLVFEAVAFGGQFVSQAMSLGFAEVLNPGLGGTTPVLSQFYTMIVTLLFLVMNGHLQLIGLLADSFRSMPVSDHGIGADGIWGVLQFASHLFAGAVRVALPALTAVLVVNLGFGAISRSAPSMNLFAVGFPITICLGIIAVWLALRGLPSAWDSLQTDAWEAMRQLVGRSSP, encoded by the coding sequence ATGCCGATCGACCTGAACCAGCTCGAGGGGTGGGTGGGCGGGGCGTGCTGGGCGTTGGCCCGCATTTCCGGCCTGCTGCTCGTCGCGCCGGTGCTGAGCGCGAACACGGTCCCGCCGCGCATCAAGATGGGCCTGGCCGTCATGCTCACGGTGTTGCTTGCGCCGCTGGCACCGATGGAGCTTCGGCCGCTGTCGGCGCAGGGCGTGGCGACGCTGGCCCAGCAGGTCCTGATCGGTGCGGCGCTCGGTTTCCTGCTCAAGCTGGTGTTCGAGGCCGTGGCCTTCGGTGGCCAGTTCGTTTCGCAGGCCATGAGCCTGGGCTTCGCCGAGGTGCTGAACCCCGGCCTTGGCGGCACCACGCCGGTGCTCAGCCAGTTCTATACGATGATCGTGACCTTGCTGTTCCTGGTGATGAACGGCCACCTGCAACTGATCGGCCTGCTCGCCGACAGCTTCCGCAGCATGCCGGTGAGCGATCACGGCATCGGCGCGGACGGCATCTGGGGCGTGCTTCAGTTTGCCAGCCACCTGTTCGCGGGTGCCGTTCGCGTCGCCTTGCCGGCGCTCACCGCCGTGCTCGTGGTCAACCTGGGCTTCGGCGCGATCAGCCGTTCGGCGCCATCGATGAACCTGTTCGCGGTCGGTTTTCCGATCACCATCTGCCTGGGCATCATCGCCGTGTGGCTGGCCCTGCGCGGCCTGCCCAGCGCCTGGGATTCGCTGCAGACCGACGCCTGGGAAGCCATGCGCCAGTTGGTCGGGAGGTCGTCGCCATGA